The following nucleotide sequence is from Trifolium pratense cultivar HEN17-A07 linkage group LG2, ARS_RC_1.1, whole genome shotgun sequence.
TTATTAAAAGAACATAAGGAGTGGGAACTTTCATAGAAGATATATCGGCCTTCACACACGTCCGTCGTCCATAGGGTCCTCTGCATAGTTAGTGAAATTTGGTATAGTTTCCTAcgtaaaagtttttttttttttttttctatttatccCATGTAATATAAAGATTCTCTCATTGTGCGCGTGGACAACTCTGAACATCTGACTTTGCATTTTCGATGACGTGATATGCCACGTGGAAATTAAAAAACACTAATTTTGCTATAATTGCCAGATCCATTTATCAGTAAAATCAATGGAATCTTTGCTTGCACCAATAATATAGTAATTCAAATAACATTATTCTAATTATGCAGGCATTATATGAGAAAAAGAAAGTATCTTTACTAGGGTAAAAAAGTGCTAGAAGGAACCAAAAACTAGAGTTGGGCACTGTAGGGGAGAAGAACTGTTCTGTGTCAGTTCATAAAGCAGAGGACCAAAACTCATTTTTTACAACCATTCTTATTAATTCAAAGAATCCATACCCTCCTTTTTTTATTAGATGGTAAAACACAAAGTAATGAGCTTATTCTTACACTAAAACTGAAAAAGATTGCTTGTTGTAATTGCGTTAAGACCGTAACTACGTTAACACTATGACTGTGTTACTGTTAATGTAGTTACAGTATCAACCGTCCAATTTAAATGAATGGTCAGgatcattttaatatatatgaatCATAGCCGTCCGATGTGAAATCAATGGACAAGATCAATTACTGCGTTAATTATGTATTGCAGCAAATCCTGGTCCCACTAAAACCATGTGTCTTCTTTTCCAACTCTATAAATACTAACAACTCCAATCCCATATACTCACAACCAATTCCACATACATTACATCATTGTGTGAAACACAAACACAATACCTTATAGTTCAAGTTATCTACAAAAAACTAGAAACTAGAAAGGGTGTGAAAAATGAGAGCTAAGAGGTCTTCTTCTACTTCTTTATGCAATGTGTTCAAGGCATGTTTCTCAAGTGGAAACAATGATGAGTATTGGGAAGGTAGTGGAATTGGAAGAAGAATGTTTGCAAGTGATGAAGATAGAGGTTGTTTTGTTGCTGAGCCTGGTATTGATAGGAAAGCTTCTGATTTCATTGCTAAATACTATGCTACTAGAGTCACTGATTCTCAAAGCCAATTTGCAtcttgaattaattaatttccttTCTTTGTTGATTTTCTATTCCTGAAATAATTAGTAGCTATTTTTCCATCTTCTACTATGATCATTTGTAGTAGGATCTTGATTCTCTGCAgtcaaatttttatattgtcATTAAAGAAGTTATATCTCGACTATTTGATGAATATCAAATggtttatattttgaatttgtattttaaaatcaattttgtgaAGTTAGAATATATATTGTCTGATATTCATCAAATAGCTAAGATGTAATGACTACGGTGACTACAAAATATTGACCACATCAAACCGAACTGCGGAGCCATTTTTACTAGAGTACAAGGCTTCTCTATGTGTTTCTTTTCGCGTTAAAACACACTCATACTCAGATTTGAGTGTGTTTTACGTGAAACCAAACACACAATAAAGAAGCATGCAATCACCAATTTTAAGATATTTAGAGATGATTACAATAAAAAGtaataacaaaaattatgtAAGAATTAATCACTCTTGTGATGTTGTTCTTTCATTTGGTTGTAGTGATGTACTTGAGGAATGGATCATAAATAATGTAAAACTTTATTCTTTTTAATTCCTGAGAAACTCTTGATGTCTCTCTTCAACTCAGCTCTAATATTTGGATTTGCAGCCACTGCCATATTAgatttttactatatataaacGCATTTGGAGAAGTGAATGCCAGTTAAGTTTACTAATGTTTTGATAACATGGGATCTGATGTTGGTCTTGATTGCATTAAGTTCTGCTAGATCAATTAGCTGAAGCAGTGGCAAAGCAACTATACTGTAGTCCGGCCGAAACTGCTGatgtgttgtgaattcggattgaatcacaccaataaaataattgatttgtGGAGAAAataacgattaagcaatcaaataatgagatcggcaataataatcacaaatcaaaagataaagcgataaagaaaaggaacacaagagaattgtttacccagttcagtcaatgtgacctactaTGGGGAGAGAGCAGTTCTCCGATCCACTATCaaattatgttcttgattacaatgaaatctcacaatagagttacaagaattagcgttgatcctaattctaccctaagcccgaatttcttcccgtgaccaagaaattcaatatgaaagtgttttCCAAGATGATAGAGTGattccccaaccctagagtcttcccaagatgaTCTCTTTTAACCCTAGCCGTATAGTTGGCcttagaaaccctaaaatccttATCCAAATATCAGAAAACGTGTTATATTTATAAACCTGCGCAATTTTCCGACAAGGCACGAGATTTTCCGGTTGGGGCGCAATTTCCGCATAAGGCACCAGTTTTTCCGCCTAGGGCGCAGAAACAAAAACTAGCCCCTTTTCCTGCTGCACAATTTCGCCCGGGGCGCCAAAACAGCAGCTTTTGCTGTTTTTCcatgttttcaaggcaattttcaacaaatctccaccttgcctttaaaacgatggtgatgccaacttcccatcaaccaccgtgctccTCTCTCCAACCTCCGTCTACTCTTCAACGAAGTTAGTCAAGTCcaagcaatgcttgaacttAGTTCTAGGTAACGATTTGGTGAACATGTCAGCTGGATTCTCCTCCGATGCAATTTTCTCTACAATGATCTCTTTTGTCTCAATCATGTCTCTTACAAAGTGTAACCGGATGTCAATGTGCTTTGTCCTTTCATGATACACCTGGTGATTTGTCAAATGAATAGCACTCTGACTGTCACAATGTATCTTCACACACCCTTAACTAATCCCTATTTCTCCAATCATACCCTTCAACAATATGGCTTCCTTGACCCTTTCAACAAGAGCTATGTATTCTGCTTGAGTTGTTGACAAGGCTACAACAGATTGTTGATTTGCCTTCCACGTTACCGTTGTACCGAACAATGTAAACACAAAACCCGATAAGGATTTTCTATTGTCTATATTACCTACATAGTCCACATCCACATATCCCTCCAAAGCATCTCTTCCAGGATCAGTTCTTGTGTACTTCAAGCCACCCTTCAAGGAACCATTCAAATACCTCAGAACCCACTTCAAAGCTTGCCAATGAATCTGGCCCGGATTTGCCATAAACCGACTTACCACACAAATTGCATATGATAAATCAGGCTTACTACAAACCATGCCATACATGATGCTTCCAACCAAACTTGCATAGGGAGTACCctccatcttctttctctcatccTCGGATTGAGGACACTGTTTTATTGACAATTTTGAATGGTGACCAAGTGGGTATTCACTACCTTAGAACTCTACAAAAATTGATGAGATTATCCTTCGGGGATgtatgtatattgaattcttcaggaattcatATGAAGTTCTTCATGAACTATATAACATTGACATAATCTAAAAATAGTCATTTATGCAATCCTTTAGGGATGCATATAATATTGAGTTCTCCGGAACTATATAACATATACTATAACGTAAGAACAATATACTGGAGCAATCCTTTAGGGATgcatatatattgaattattcaCGAGTTCTTCAAAGACTCTAtaatcagttatttatccaattcattttacttatatctatcaatcttcgggattcatattttaaaaaatttcacacgatacttctggatcgtaggtttctgaatcaatataaaaaaaacgagaagaaaaaaatgatcagaaaaaataaaaaatcatacataaaataaaaattgttactCTTCCCATTGTTgttatacctttcttgaaagaTGAAAGACTATCGTgatgataacgtgttatgaactatttctaagcatgaacaataatatggaagaatagagaagaagaagagaaatgaATAGACTTATTCACAAGTGTGTtctacattgtaacaaaggggtcctatttataggacacatttaggggataagaaaacctacacaataatggacattcattacatattattattcataacaaagtAACTATAATAAGcagattttaaaagatataaCTGTAAACTCATGGTAGTTTTCTCGATTCAAAGCCCACGTTACAAAAGGCATCAGTTAtgcaaaaaccaacaaaaaatgaaacatgAATTTTAGTGGTTTGCTTatccaaacaacaacaacaaaaaaagtggGGGAGAGGAAAATTGTGTGACTCAAAGAAGTGGCAGTGCATCAGATGCAATGAGATTCTTTCATAGTTTCATATGTTGGTTTTTGTGACTTTCACATCATAttacttttatttgatttattatattttttacttcatTTAGTTTGATAATTATGTGGTCCGACGTTGAAAAATCACTGCAAAATCACCTATTCCTATTAGCATAAAAAGGAGAAAAGATtgtataggaaaaaaaaactgaggCAATACACTACAACAATCATGGCTGGCACCAACAATACATTATATTATTCCATATATTTTGTGaaactcatttttattttccttcccTATTTCTTCATATGTTTCATTTATGTTCTTCATTTGTATAAATTCTTTTatgcattttgttttttattgttctCGCTTTTAgctatctttcttttttatcgGAGTAATCATAGAAAGGGTGGAGGGAAGAGAACACGTTGTTGAGTGTAATTATGAATAAattctttttataattatttaatcgTCCTGTTAGTCGAGTCttcaataattttataatgGAATGATGTATACATCTTtatatttttcagtttttctcttAACAAAAAACTGATCTCATCGAGAGAAGATGGAAAGTTTAAATAACCGCAATAATCGTAGCGACGCTGTTTTCATCATTATTGTCATTTTCAGTAAAAAAGGATAAgggtcttttctttttcttcttagtGTTGCCCTTAAGATAGACATGAGATTTTAATTCTCTcttttcttacatttttttattcaaatttcttttatttaatttcattttgtttagcTGTCAATCTGTTTGCATTACTaattccataattttttttgtatacatAATACTTACACAAGGTTATTTGTGTAATTGTTTTTTCACAAGGGTATTTGTATAATTTAGTCACTATAATTCATATACGTTAGCAAAATAGAAAACATTAATCACACAAGCGGATTAAGCGTTACGGTTTTTTAGTTTGAATTTAGCTAATTGTTTTAGCAATTGttttactaaaatattttttgaacgCATTGATCTTCATTTTTGTAATGAGGTTTTTTATTCAACGTCTCTATGtgactttttgtttacttaataGTTTTTTACATTTGATTCAACGTCTctgttgacttttttttttttttacagcaaCTCTATgtaacttaatttgttttttttataagcttgacttaatttttttccataagT
It contains:
- the LOC123909736 gene encoding uncharacterized protein LOC123909736; the protein is MRAKRSSSTSLCNVFKACFSSGNNDEYWEGSGIGRRMFASDEDRGCFVAEPGIDRKASDFIAKYYATRVTDSQSQFAS